In Onthophagus taurus isolate NC chromosome 6, IU_Otau_3.0, whole genome shotgun sequence, a genomic segment contains:
- the LOC111415033 gene encoding signal transducer and activator of transcription 5B isoform X2, translated as MALWAQAQQLPENCLQQIRSIYGEHFPIEIRHTLAAWIEEKFLIDTEIIGDNPQHEQYVANTITSLFNEIETKANSFTNPEFFLTRIKLSDAARFLQLRYSSNPMMLFNYIRRCLQTENQIVMRANGDTSGGLPHMLMSNSGVEILQQLDVLRHKTQETGEKVRSMESEQEAFALHYHECTKINAQIQEHQSQQPVSSHLQQLQLRKTNMEMQLSEKIAHLVQVRMALIDDLKKTVQLLSKVQSMVLDDELIRWKREQQLAGNGAVFNGNLDTIQEWCECLAENIWITRQHLKDIERLKQKLNLESPGGADMLPQLLSEVTQILSALVTSTFIIEKQPPQVMKTNTRFTSTVRLLVGGKLNVNMTPPQVKVTIISESQANVLLKSDKLAKNGEASGEILNNTGTMEYQQASRQLSVSFRNMQLKKIKRAEKKGTESVMDEKFSLFFQSQFSVGGGELMFQVWTLSLPVVVIVHGNQEPHAWATVTWDNAFSEPGRPPFAVPDKVPWNKVAEMLSLKFRSTTGRSLNEDNLRFLADKAFRGSFTDNNQLLSWSQFCKEPLSERNFTFWEWFYAVMKLTREHLKGPWVEGLILGFVRKKDAEDMLQRLTSGTFLLRFSDSELGGVTIAWVSENSEVFMIQPFTSKDFAIRSLADRIKDLQHLSFLHPNICKETAFMKYYTPDNHQVSSTNGYVKPSLITQVPPMYTGYQNTPQHSFMQSPDPSRDTPSVVSRYDSPGSNYY; from the exons ATGGCACTATGGGCCCAGGCACAACAGTTGCCTGAAAATTGTTTACAGCAGATACGGTCTATATATGGGGAACATTTTCCTATTGAGATAAGACATACTTTAGCTGCATGgattgaagaaaaattttt aaTTGATACAGAAATTATTGGTGACAATCCCCAACACGAGCAATATGTTGCCAATACAATTACTTCATTGTTCAATGAAATCGAGACGAAAGCTAATTCATTCACTAACCCAGAGTTTTTCTTGACCAGAATTAAATTGAGTGATGCTGCCAGATTCTTGCAGTTACGATACAg TTCAAACCCTATGATGTTATTCAATTACATTCGCCGTTGCTTACAAACTGAAAATCAAATTGTCATGAGAGCTAATGGAGACACGTCTGGCGGGCTTCCGCACATGTTAATGTCAAATTCAGGGGTTGAAATATTACAACAACTAGATGTTTTACGACACAAAACGCAG gaAACTGGCGAAAAAGTACGATCGATGGAAAGCGAACAAGAAGCTTTTGCTTTACATTATCATGaatgtacaaaaattaatg ctcAAATTCAAGAACATCAAAGTCAACAACCCGTTTCAAGTCATTTACAACAGCTTCAATTGAGAAAAACCAACATGGAAATGCAATTAAGCGAAAAG ATTGCACATTTGGTACAAGTTCGAATGGCTTTAATAGACGATTTAAAGAAAACGGTTCAATTACTTTCAAAAGTTCAATCGATGGTATTGGACGATGAATTAATCCGCTGGAAAAGGGAACAACAATTGGCGGGAAACGGCGCAgtttttaatggaaatttaGATACCATTCAAGAATGGTGCGAATGTTTAGCCGAAAATATTTGGATTACTCGTCaacatttaaaagatattgaaagattaaaacaaaaattgaatttggagTCACCAGGAGGTGCTGATATGCTTCCTCAGTTACTCAGTGAAGTAACACAAATTTTAAGCGCTTTGGTTACATCtacttttattattgagaAACAACCACCGCAAGTTATGAAAACAAATACGCg atttacATCAACAGTACGTTTATTAGTTGGtggaaaattaaatgtaaacatGACTCCCCCTCAAGTAAAAGTCACAATAATATCAGAATCCCAAGCtaacgttttattaaaaagcgaTAAATTAGCGAAAAATGGCGAAGCAAGCGgagaaattttaaacaacacTGGAACTATGGAATATCAACAGGCTAGCAGGCAATTGTCGGTAAGCTTCCGGAATAtgcaattaaagaaaataaaacgtgCTGAAAAGAAGGGTACTGAAAGCGTCATGGACGAGAAATTCTCGTTGTTTTTCCAATCGCAATTTAGCGTCGGCGGCGGTGAATTAATGTTCCAAGTGTGGACGTTATCTCTTCCGGTGGTTGTAATTGTTCACGGGAATCAAGAACCGCACGCTTGGGCTACTGTTACGTGGGATAACGCGTTTTCTGAACCCGGACGTCCACCATTTGCCGTTCCGGATAAAGTACCGTGGAATAAAGTCGCAGAAATGTTATCGTTAAAGTTCAGATCGACGACTGGACGATCTCTAAACGAAGATAATTTACGCTTTTTGGCGGATAAAGCTTTCCGCGGTTCGTTTACCGATAATAATCAGCTATTGTCTTGGTCCCAATTTTGTAAAGAACCTCTAAGCGAGAGGAACTTTACATTTTGGGAATGGTTTTATGCTGTTATGAAATTGACAAGGGAACATCTTAAAGGACCTTGGGTTGAagg gCTTATTTTGGGATTTGTTCGTAAAAAGGATGCTGAAGATATGTTGCAGAGGTTAACATCTGGAACGTTTTTGTTAAGATTTTCTGATAGTGAATTAGGAGGAGTTACTATTGCTTGGGTTTCAg AAAATTCTGAAGTTTTTATGATTCAACCATTCACATCAAAAGATTTTGCGATTCGATCTTTGGCTGATCGGATAAAAGATCTTCAACACCTTAGCTTTTTGCACCCAAACATTTGCAAGGAAACCGcttttatgaaatattatacTCCTG ATAATCATCAAGTTTCGTCTACAAATGGTTACGTAAAACCTTCATTAATAACGCAGGTACCTCCCATGTACACTGGATACCAAAACACGCCCCAACACTCTTTTATGCAATCGCCAGATCCTTCTAGGGACACCCCTTCGGTGGTGAGCAG GTATGATAGTCCGGGTAGTAATtactactaa
- the LOC111415033 gene encoding signal transducer and activator of transcription 5B isoform X1, whose product MALWAQAQQLPENCLQQIRSIYGEHFPIEIRHTLAAWIEEKFLIDTEIIGDNPQHEQYVANTITSLFNEIETKANSFTNPEFFLTRIKLSDAARFLQLRYSSNPMMLFNYIRRCLQTENQIVMRANGDTSGGLPHMLMSNSGVEILQQLDVLRHKTQETGEKVRSMESEQEAFALHYHECTKINAQIQEHQSQQPVSSHLQQLQLRKTNMEMQLSEKIAHLVQVRMALIDDLKKTVQLLSKVQSMVLDDELIRWKREQQLAGNGAVFNGNLDTIQEWCECLAENIWITRQHLKDIERLKQKLNLESPGGADMLPQLLSEVTQILSALVTSTFIIEKQPPQVMKTNTRFTSTVRLLVGGKLNVNMTPPQVKVTIISESQANVLLKSDKLAKNGEASGEILNNTGTMEYQQASRQLSVSFRNMQLKKIKRAEKKGTESVMDEKFSLFFQSQFSVGGGELMFQVWTLSLPVVVIVHGNQEPHAWATVTWDNAFSEPGRPPFAVPDKVPWNKVAEMLSLKFRSTTGRSLNEDNLRFLADKAFRGSFTDNNQLLSWSQFCKEPLSERNFTFWEWFYAVMKLTREHLKGPWVEGLILGFVRKKDAEDMLQRLTSGTFLLRFSDSELGGVTIAWVSENSEVFMIQPFTSKDFAIRSLADRIKDLQHLSFLHPNICKETAFMKYYTPDNHQVSSTNGYVKPSLITQVPPMYTGYQNTPQHSFMQSPDPSRDTPSVVSSYAGDSMMGPASQPSVHSYDSYMPELEEYQDMFITP is encoded by the exons ATGGCACTATGGGCCCAGGCACAACAGTTGCCTGAAAATTGTTTACAGCAGATACGGTCTATATATGGGGAACATTTTCCTATTGAGATAAGACATACTTTAGCTGCATGgattgaagaaaaattttt aaTTGATACAGAAATTATTGGTGACAATCCCCAACACGAGCAATATGTTGCCAATACAATTACTTCATTGTTCAATGAAATCGAGACGAAAGCTAATTCATTCACTAACCCAGAGTTTTTCTTGACCAGAATTAAATTGAGTGATGCTGCCAGATTCTTGCAGTTACGATACAg TTCAAACCCTATGATGTTATTCAATTACATTCGCCGTTGCTTACAAACTGAAAATCAAATTGTCATGAGAGCTAATGGAGACACGTCTGGCGGGCTTCCGCACATGTTAATGTCAAATTCAGGGGTTGAAATATTACAACAACTAGATGTTTTACGACACAAAACGCAG gaAACTGGCGAAAAAGTACGATCGATGGAAAGCGAACAAGAAGCTTTTGCTTTACATTATCATGaatgtacaaaaattaatg ctcAAATTCAAGAACATCAAAGTCAACAACCCGTTTCAAGTCATTTACAACAGCTTCAATTGAGAAAAACCAACATGGAAATGCAATTAAGCGAAAAG ATTGCACATTTGGTACAAGTTCGAATGGCTTTAATAGACGATTTAAAGAAAACGGTTCAATTACTTTCAAAAGTTCAATCGATGGTATTGGACGATGAATTAATCCGCTGGAAAAGGGAACAACAATTGGCGGGAAACGGCGCAgtttttaatggaaatttaGATACCATTCAAGAATGGTGCGAATGTTTAGCCGAAAATATTTGGATTACTCGTCaacatttaaaagatattgaaagattaaaacaaaaattgaatttggagTCACCAGGAGGTGCTGATATGCTTCCTCAGTTACTCAGTGAAGTAACACAAATTTTAAGCGCTTTGGTTACATCtacttttattattgagaAACAACCACCGCAAGTTATGAAAACAAATACGCg atttacATCAACAGTACGTTTATTAGTTGGtggaaaattaaatgtaaacatGACTCCCCCTCAAGTAAAAGTCACAATAATATCAGAATCCCAAGCtaacgttttattaaaaagcgaTAAATTAGCGAAAAATGGCGAAGCAAGCGgagaaattttaaacaacacTGGAACTATGGAATATCAACAGGCTAGCAGGCAATTGTCGGTAAGCTTCCGGAATAtgcaattaaagaaaataaaacgtgCTGAAAAGAAGGGTACTGAAAGCGTCATGGACGAGAAATTCTCGTTGTTTTTCCAATCGCAATTTAGCGTCGGCGGCGGTGAATTAATGTTCCAAGTGTGGACGTTATCTCTTCCGGTGGTTGTAATTGTTCACGGGAATCAAGAACCGCACGCTTGGGCTACTGTTACGTGGGATAACGCGTTTTCTGAACCCGGACGTCCACCATTTGCCGTTCCGGATAAAGTACCGTGGAATAAAGTCGCAGAAATGTTATCGTTAAAGTTCAGATCGACGACTGGACGATCTCTAAACGAAGATAATTTACGCTTTTTGGCGGATAAAGCTTTCCGCGGTTCGTTTACCGATAATAATCAGCTATTGTCTTGGTCCCAATTTTGTAAAGAACCTCTAAGCGAGAGGAACTTTACATTTTGGGAATGGTTTTATGCTGTTATGAAATTGACAAGGGAACATCTTAAAGGACCTTGGGTTGAagg gCTTATTTTGGGATTTGTTCGTAAAAAGGATGCTGAAGATATGTTGCAGAGGTTAACATCTGGAACGTTTTTGTTAAGATTTTCTGATAGTGAATTAGGAGGAGTTACTATTGCTTGGGTTTCAg AAAATTCTGAAGTTTTTATGATTCAACCATTCACATCAAAAGATTTTGCGATTCGATCTTTGGCTGATCGGATAAAAGATCTTCAACACCTTAGCTTTTTGCACCCAAACATTTGCAAGGAAACCGcttttatgaaatattatacTCCTG ATAATCATCAAGTTTCGTCTACAAATGGTTACGTAAAACCTTCATTAATAACGCAGGTACCTCCCATGTACACTGGATACCAAAACACGCCCCAACACTCTTTTATGCAATCGCCAGATCCTTCTAGGGACACCCCTTCGGTGGTGAGCAG TTACGCCGGGGATTCCATGATGGGGCCGGCCTCGCAGCCGTCCGTCCACAGTTACGACAGTTATATGCCTGAACTTGAGGAATACCAGGATATGTTTATAACGCCGTAA
- the LOC111415005 gene encoding small nuclear ribonucleoprotein F, which yields MSTAMPINPKPFLNSLTGKAVMVKLKWGHEYKGYLVSVDGYMNLQLANTEEFIDGAMSGNLGEVLIRCNNVLFIRGAEEEDEEGETRD from the exons ATGTCGACGGCTATGCCAATAAACCCAAAACCCTTCCTCAACAGTTTGACGGGGAAGGCTGTTATGGTCAAGTTGAAGTGGGGCCACGAATATAAAGGTTATCTAGTTTCAGTCGATGGGTACATGAACCTTCAATTAGCTAATACAGAAGAATTTATTGATGGGGCCATGTCAG GAAATTTGGGAGAAGTATTAATTAGATGCAACAATGTGTTGTTTATAAGAGGTgccgaagaagaagatgaagaaggAGAAACTAGGGAttaa
- the LOC111415039 gene encoding uncharacterized protein: protein MSQLELSGRPSSMGGEKKKKKTYFKMTKSDSSIFASYTHLTLAYRVVCRIRYLNARKEQRRQFISEVAAQEMLQALALDGVRLHREFCQYIFSKPSAEEKITFTDKEERRLMKIMDS from the exons ATGTCGCAACTGGAGCTTTCAGGAAGACCATCATCTATGGGTGgggaaaagaagaagaaaaagacgtattttaaaatgaccaaATCGGATTCAAGCATTTTTGCTAGTTACACTCATTTAACTCTTGCATA TAGGGTTGTTTGTCGAATAAGATATTTAAACGCTCGTAAAGAGCAAAGAAGACAGTTCATTAGCGAAGTGGCCGCTCAAGAAATGCTTCAAGCTTTAGCTTTAGACGGCGTTAGACTTCACAGAGAATTTTGCCAGTACATTTTTTCGAAACCAAGTGCAgaagaaaaaattacattcaCCGATAAAGAGGAACGAagattaatgaaaattatggatagttag
- the LOC111415025 gene encoding neural retina-specific leucine zipper protein-like isoform X1 — protein sequence MQQLGVRFARMDTNDHHLAEEYVHDFDLEQLDAVTVKREETRRLAESEGWLQEDSSSRMYRAWQEDRRLPPLSPPNDSMYQQPVLINMITNPATPPDTPPSNSPSEPQIYVEENWFPPGNRGEQPLDLRPPHSLGGEPDWERRGYIPSGMFIENHQPLHQLQRPHSVCSGSSALSPRLNGNSGYSTCSDDLGLNDELLVSISVRELNKRLHGVPREEATRIKQKRRTLKNRGYAQNCRTKRVQQRLDLETTNRSLQSELSKMKIELERMKQENVLLRQRLQISRPSQQQLHSISSDGQNSPEFYL from the coding sequence ATGCAGCAACTTGGAGTGAGATTCGCTAGGATGGATACCAATGACCATCATCTGGCTGAAGAGTATGTGCACGATTTTGATTTGGAACAATTAGACGCGGTAACTGTTAAAAGGGAGGAAACGAGGCGATTGGCTGAATCTGAGGGTTGGTTACAGGAAGACTCCTCCAGCAGGATGTATCGAGCCTGGCAGGAAGATCGGAGGTTGCCGCCGCTTTCACCGCCAAACGACTCCATGTACCAACAACCGGTTTTAATCAACATGATCACCAATCCTGCAACACCACCAGATACACCACCAAGCAACTCACCCAGCGAACCCCAAATTTACGTCGAAGAAAATTGGTTTCCACCCGGAAATCGCGGTGAGCAACCTTTAGACTTACGCCCACCACATTCGTTGGGTGGCGAACCAGATTGGGAACGAAGAGGATACATCCCATCGGGGATGTTCATCGAAAATCATCAACCACTTCATCAACTTCAACGTCCACATTCAGTTTGCAGTGGAAGCAGTGCTTTGTCACCGCGCCTTAATGGAAATAGTGGTTATTCCACATGCAGTGACGATCTCGGTTTGAACGATGAACTTTTAGTATCCATCTCAGTAAGAGAATTAAACAAACGTCTTCACGGTGTACCAAGAGAAGAAGCAACCAGAATTAAGCAAAAAAGAAGAACGTTGAAGAATCGCGGTTACGCCCAAAATTGTAGGACGAAAAGAGTACAACAAAGATTAGATTTGGAGACGACTAATAGATCGTTGCAAAGTGAGCTGagcaaaatgaaaattgaattGGAAAGAatgaaacaagaaaatgttttgttaaggCAAAGATTGCAAATTTCGAGACCAAGTCAACAACAATTGCATAGTATCAGTTCCGATGGGCAAAATTCACCTGAATTTTATCTGTGA
- the LOC111415020 gene encoding solute carrier family 25 member 44: protein MMSTIVESPPPQFIKNIEWDMMDKTKFFPLSMLSSFSVRCALYPLSLIKTRLQIQKHNVVYSGMFDAYGKILRYEGFAGLYRGFWVSSVQIVSGVFYISTYEGVRHLLAQKHVDSRVRALIAGGVASMVGQTIIVPFDVLSQHLMMMGISSKGDKMALNTLGIKDVGQGKFTITIELVKQIFRVDGFSGFYRGYVASLAAYVPNSALWWGFYHLYQDELYAILPTWVSHLLIQTVAGTLGGFTTTIITNPLDVVRARLQVQRLGSMRSALSDLWHEEGFRMFSKGLSARLIQSATFSFSIILGYETIKRVSVNDEYKKYIRW from the exons atgatgtCGACGATTGTTGAGTCCCCACCGCCACAATTCATCAAAAACATAGAATGGGATATGATGGACAAAACCAAGTTCTTCCCATTATCTATGTTGAGCTCATTTTCGGTACGTTGCGCTTTGTATCCTTTGAGTTTAATCAAAACGCGACTTCAAATACAGAAACATAATGTTGTTTATTCCG GCATGTTTGATGCTTACGGTAAGATTTTACGTTACGAGGGTTTTGCAGGATTATATAGAGGATTTTGGGTATCTTCAGTACAAATAGTTAGCG gtgTGTTTTATATTTCAACTTATGAAGGAGTACGTCATTTATTGGCTCAAAAACATGTTGATTCACGAGTAAGAGCTCTTATTGCTGGAGGTGTAGCTTCAATGGTGGGTCAAACCATTATCGTACCTTTCGATGTTTTAAGCCAACATTTAATGATGATGGGAATTAGTAGTAAAGGTGACAAG ATGGCTTTAAACACGTTGGGTATAAAAGACGTAGGTCAAGGTAAATTTACAATAACAATCGAGTTggttaaacaaatatttcgCGTGGATGGATTCAGCGGATTTTATCGTGGTTATGTCGCCAGTTTAGCCGCTTATGTCCCAAATTCAGCCCTTTGGTGGggtttttatcatttatatcaaG atgaatTATATGCAATATTACCCACATGGGTGTCccatttattaattcaaacgGTTGCTGGTACTTTGGGTGGTTTtacaacaacaataataacaaatccGTTAGATGTGGTGCGTGCTCGTCTTCAAGTGCAACGTTTAGGTTCGATGCGAAGTGCTTTGTCGGATTTATGGCACGAAGAGGGGTTCAGAATGTTTTCGAAAGGTTTGAGTGCAAGACTCATACAATCAGCTACGTTTAGCTTTAGTATAATTCTTGGTTACGAAACGATTAAACGTGTATCTGTTAATGATGAATATAAAAAGTATATTAGATGGTGA
- the LOC111415025 gene encoding neural retina-specific leucine zipper protein-like isoform X2 encodes MQQLGVRFARMDTNDHHLAEEYVHDFDLEQLDAEDSSSRMYRAWQEDRRLPPLSPPNDSMYQQPVLINMITNPATPPDTPPSNSPSEPQIYVEENWFPPGNRGEQPLDLRPPHSLGGEPDWERRGYIPSGMFIENHQPLHQLQRPHSVCSGSSALSPRLNGNSGYSTCSDDLGLNDELLVSISVRELNKRLHGVPREEATRIKQKRRTLKNRGYAQNCRTKRVQQRLDLETTNRSLQSELSKMKIELERMKQENVLLRQRLQISRPSQQQLHSISSDGQNSPEFYL; translated from the exons ATGCAGCAACTTGGAGTGAGATTCGCTAGGATGGATACCAATGACCATCATCTGGCTGAAGAGTATGTGCACGATTTTGATTTGGAACAATTAGACGCG GAAGACTCCTCCAGCAGGATGTATCGAGCCTGGCAGGAAGATCGGAGGTTGCCGCCGCTTTCACCGCCAAACGACTCCATGTACCAACAACCGGTTTTAATCAACATGATCACCAATCCTGCAACACCACCAGATACACCACCAAGCAACTCACCCAGCGAACCCCAAATTTACGTCGAAGAAAATTGGTTTCCACCCGGAAATCGCGGTGAGCAACCTTTAGACTTACGCCCACCACATTCGTTGGGTGGCGAACCAGATTGGGAACGAAGAGGATACATCCCATCGGGGATGTTCATCGAAAATCATCAACCACTTCATCAACTTCAACGTCCACATTCAGTTTGCAGTGGAAGCAGTGCTTTGTCACCGCGCCTTAATGGAAATAGTGGTTATTCCACATGCAGTGACGATCTCGGTTTGAACGATGAACTTTTAGTATCCATCTCAGTAAGAGAATTAAACAAACGTCTTCACGGTGTACCAAGAGAAGAAGCAACCAGAATTAAGCAAAAAAGAAGAACGTTGAAGAATCGCGGTTACGCCCAAAATTGTAGGACGAAAAGAGTACAACAAAGATTAGATTTGGAGACGACTAATAGATCGTTGCAAAGTGAGCTGagcaaaatgaaaattgaattGGAAAGAatgaaacaagaaaatgttttgttaaggCAAAGATTGCAAATTTCGAGACCAAGTCAACAACAATTGCATAGTATCAGTTCCGATGGGCAAAATTCACCTGAATTTTATCTGTGA
- the LOC111415008 gene encoding uncharacterized protein yields the protein MARYFKEQDIVEFRECFYLFARSGQIKTLDELTVIMRSLGLSPTISELAGYLKQKGGKMTFADFLEVMDVHSRSEDLPREVVNAFKAGDPDGKGVIHAKHLRHLLERWGECISSKEVDRIFREANVNNNSMVRYEDFVKIACAPIPDYY from the exons ATG gCGCGATACTTTAAAGAGCAGGATATCGTAG aatttagagaatgtttctatttatttGCAAGATCGGGACAAATTAAAACTCTCGATGAACTAACCGTTATAATGAGAAGTTTGGGTTTATCACCAACTATTTCAGAATTGGCTggatatttaaaacaaaag ggTGGAAAAATGACTTTTGCTGATTTTTTGGAAGTAATGGACGTGCATTCAAGATCGGAGGATCTACCGAGGGAAGTTGTGAATGCATTTAAAGCTGGAGACCCAGATGGAAAAGGAGTGATCCATGCAAAACATTTAAGGCATTTATTAGAACGATGGGGAGAGTGTATTTCATCGAAAGAGGTGGACAGAATTTTTAGGGAGGcgaatgttaataataacagtATGGTGCGTTACGaagattttgttaaaattgctTGCGCTCCAATTCCAGATTATTATTAA
- the LOC111415029 gene encoding cilia- and flagella-associated protein 20-like — translation MFANAFQSGFITVFYSIGSSPLNIWDKQVKNGHIRRVVDDEVKSLVLEISGTNVATTYITCPIKPRASLAIRLPFLVMIVKNMKKYFSFEIQILDDKDMHRRFRVSNFQSTTKVRPFCTTMPIGLSCGWNQIQFNLADFTRRAYGTLYLETMRIQVHANVRIRRIYFADRLYSEDEMPSEYRLFVPVGSKKDAKDKATEKASEAAKDKPADAPAEPTAAPPSPAEPASEEVQVQAQDLSEKPETATTEPPTTDGEGAAAPEPSEAAPEAAPAEGEAPAEAPAEGEAPAEAPAEGEAPAEAPPEGEAPAEAPAEGEAAA, via the exons ATGTTTGCGAACGCATTCCAAAGTGGTTTTATCACGGTTTTTTATAGTATCGGCTCTAGTCCATTAAATATTTGGGACAAACAA gTAAAAAATGGTCACATCAGACGTGTAGTCGACGATGAAGTCAAATCTCTAGTTCTAGAAATATCAGGAACCAACGTTGCAACAACTTACATAACATGCCCGATAAAACCAAGAGCCTCACTTGCGATCAGATTACCATTTTTAGTAATGATCGTCAAAAACATGAAGAAATATTTCAGTTTTGAGATACAAATCTtag ATGATAAGGATATGCATCGAAGATTTAGAGTGTCAAATTTTCAGTCGACGACGAAAGTTCGTCCCTTTTGCACGACGATGCCAATTGGATTAAGTTGTGGTTGGAATCAAATCCAATTTAATTTGGCCGATTTCACTCGCCGAGCTTATGGTACTCTTTACTTGGAAACGATGCGCATTCAAGTTCACGCAAACGTTCGCATCCGAAGGATATATTTCGCCGATCGTCTTTATAGCGAAGATGAAATGCCTTCTGAATACAGATTGTTCGTTCCGGTTGGTTCGAAGAAAGACGCGAAAGATAAAGCCACCGAAAAAGCTTCAGAAGCAGCTAAAGATAAACCTGCAGATGCTCCTGCTGAACCAACAGCGGCTCCACCAAGCCCAGCTGAACCAGCAAGTGAAGAGGTACAAGTTCAAGCGCAAGATTTAAGTGAAAAACCTGAAACGGCTACAACAGAACCACCTACAACCGATGGAGAAGGTGCAGCAGCTCCTGAACCTTCCGAAGCTGCACCTGAAGCTGCTCCAGCAGAGGGTGAAGCCCCAGCGGAAGCTCCAGCAGAGGGTGAAGCACCCGCAGAAGCTCCAGCAGAAGGAGAGGCTCCTGCGGAAGCTCCACCCGAAGGTGAAGCCCCAGCAGAAGCTCCAGCAGAGGGTGAAGCAGCTGCTTAA
- the LOC111415007 gene encoding mitochondrial coenzyme A transporter SLC25A42, which yields MTLNQTIQESLVPLTGKLSNTDIVVTSLCAGAIAGALAKTTIAPLDRTKINFQISEKPYSTKKALKFLIQTLKNHGFFALWRGNSATMARIVPYAAIQFTAHEQWKRLLNVDASGKSPGKQFLAGSLAGVTSQSLTYPLDLARARMAVTPKDQYATLRQVFLKIYRQEGLLTFYRGIIPTLLGVIPYAGVSFYTYETLKRQYKEHIGHLNIPQPITSLGFGAIAGMLGQTSSYPLDIVRRRMQTDMINKYPSISGTLKLIWFNEGLKNGLYKGLSMNWIKGPIAVGISFATYDNIRDTLRTVVLKYR from the exons atgaCTCTTAACCAAACTATCCAAGAATCTCTGGTTCCTCTAACTGGGAAACTTTCCAACACCGATATCGTTGTGACTAGTTTGTGTGCTGGGGCCATAGCTGGTGCTCTAGCTAAAACTACGATAGCACCTTTGGATAggacaaaaattaattttcaaatcag tgAAAAACCATACTCAACAAAGAAggccttaaaatttttaatacaaacgtTGAAAAATCATGGATTTTTTGCATTGTGGAGAGGAAATAGTGCTACTATGGCTCGAATTGTTCCATACGCTGCTATACAATTTACAGCACACGAACAATGGAAAAGACTTTTAAATGTTGATGCTTCCGG caAATCTCCTGGGAAACAATTTTTAGCAGGATCTCTTGCTGGAGTAACTTCTCAATCGTTAACTTACCCATTAGATTTAGCAAGGGCTCGAATGGCAGTTACTCCGAAAGATCAATACGCAACACTACGAcaagtttttctaaaaatatatagacaAGAAGGACTTCTAACGTTTTACCGAGGCATTATTCCAACTTTATTGGGTGTTATTCCATATGCAGGAGTTTCTTTTTATACATATGAGACTTTAAAACGACAATAtaaag aacaCATAGGCCATTTAAATATACCTCAACCAATAACTTCTTTAGGATTTGGTGCAATAGCTGGGATGTTAGGCCAAACAAGTAGTTACCCATTAGATATAGTTAGAAGACGAATGCAAACAGATATGATTAATAAATATCCATCAATATCTGGGACGTTAAAACTGATTTGGTT cAATGAAGGCTTAAAAAATGGATTATATAAGGGATTGTCAATGAATTGGATTAAAGGTCCTATAGCTGTAGGAATTAGCTTTGCTACATATGATAACATCAGGGATACTTTAAGGACAGTCGTGTTGAAATACAGAtag